GAAATCTTTAATAAGATTCAAATATAATCCGCAAATTGCAGTTCAAGTGGGATCAGAGTTGTtttaatttatgtttaataatgATTTTAAATTGTATTTTTGAACTTTTGAGTACCACTGGCTGCGTAAGGAAATCAGTGCCTCTATTTCTTGTATGAGTTCATTTCTTATAAACTTGTCATTGGCAACAGGACAGTCAACAGTGCTTGTATTCGATGCGATAATAACCGCAAAGTGACTTCCTCAATTGGTGAGCCACTAAACAAACGTGGATCCCCTTCCAGGACAGTAAGAAACTCCAGTATGTCAGACAATCTGTGGAATGGTAGCACATTTGATAAGAAAAACAGTGCTGCCCAATCAGGAGGAAGCTACTCAATCGTCAGCACATCGAATCAAACCCGGGAAGTTGGCGGCTCTGGAAATGGAAACAATCCTTCTGAATTCGTAAATCATGGCAAGTTGTTCATACTTCTTTATACCTATTAATTACTCTAATGCTTGCAGTATCATTATTTTTTGGCTAGCTATACTTCATTAAAATGTCTGAGTACTTCGTAAAAAGAAAAAATAAAGGGTAATGTGCAAATTGAATTTTATTTTTACCTATATTAAATTGAAGTTGCATACCAAGTTGTGTGCTTCATATTTTTTGTGTGCTTCTCTGATTGTGCTGAAGTTTTGTTCGTATATGAGGGGTTGAATTTAGTCTTTTCAAGTGGTATTTTATCGGTTGCCCCAGTGTTGCGAGTGACGTGCAATTACTCATGCTTCGCTAGAATTTGCAAGTTCGGCGGGTAAAAAGCTGCCGTTTTTTGCGCATTATTAACTATATCTTTCTATGATATAAGAAACATGACTTGGACCATTGACACTGATTGGAATTTGGAAGTATCAGCATCCAATAAAAaaatactccctcagtccctcccatttgtttacactttcctttttagatgtccctttcaattatttacatttcaaaactttccaaaaatggtaaagtttttataatttttaaaataactacatccactacttctctccactatacccactttatacatataatattaatcggtcccactactttactcacttttttaactttcctccactattttatcatttttcttaaactccgcgccccacccaaatgtaaacatttgggagggacggagggagtaatatattctaaatatatgaaatatataaataatttattttttggCAACAAATTTGTTTTAGCAAGCATGTTTATAGATATTTCTTAACTACTTATTTTTTTTTTATGCAAATAAAAACACATGGTTTGATTGTTTTTTTTTTCATTCACACTTGTGCATTATATACAACAcgtaaaaaaaattaaatgtaACCTTTTTCAGCTAAATCCTATTgtacaaagtttattatatttGTGTCCTTTGAATAACCGAAATACAAGCTTGTGGCTGAGTGTTGATTGTTGGTTGACCGTGTTACATTTTGCTCTAGGTCTTCTTCTTTGGAACCAGTCAAGGCAGCAGTGGGTAGGAAATAAGAAATCTGAAAACCGGGGAACACAGATTCACGAACCCAGATTAAGGTAATtttgtcattcttttatattttcGGTCAAGCAATCATGACCTAGAGATCTATTATAAAGCATTATATTACCTTTAGTTGATGCAAGCTATCCCTTGTGTAACATCAATTCCTCAATTTTATGAATATCTATTTTGCAGTTCACGTAGTACCTCTTGGTCCCCTTCTAGTTCCAATTGTTTGCTGTTCCTTATACTTTACATTAGCAGTTGCTTTTCAGCATTCTTTGGGATTATCTTTACAATTTTTGGGTAATTATTTTTGATTACCTGACTCTAATGTGTGTACATACTACTACATATACTTTTATAAATGCAAGACCTTCGAGTCTTTTACCTCTTTTTTTATCTGCAcggttttcttctttccaaactAGCAAATCAATTTTTTGACTGGACTGAAAGAAAAGTTGTAAACGATCGGCTAGATCTTGTAACGGCAGTATATTGCAACGGCTTATATTCTGTATGCTTGCTTTTTCACGCTGTTTAAACAGGGTGTGTTAAAAAAACTAACAGTTCTTGCTGTGGAAGTGCTAATATACTAGTTACTTCCTCACCACCTACTATTTTAGGACCTTAAAGTTTCTAGGGATTTACGAAACGGCTGCATATAACGACATTTTTTGCTctttcaaataaataattaatcacatctcattgattTGTAAATATTGATCATAGATGTTATATGTTAGTCATCTTAGAACATGTCAGACATTGTCCGAACTGATTGTTAAAAATGTTAATAACTTGCTCCAAGAGTTCGACTCGGTGATTATGAAGTAGGCATTGGCTACTAATGATTTGAATATCTTTTAAAACACTGTGTTGACACTTCATATTTAAGTATTCCAGCACTGTTTTTCTTTGCAGTTGGAGTTCAACTTATGAGAGTTTGCTTACAAGTAACAAGCGTTTTACCAAGCCCATTCCTCTTGCTGTGAGTCTCTTCTAATTGCACAGACATTTTGAGATATTGGCATTGTAATCCATTGCCTGACTGCTATTTTTCCAC
This sequence is a window from Apium graveolens cultivar Ventura chromosome 9, ASM990537v1, whole genome shotgun sequence. Protein-coding genes within it:
- the LOC141684519 gene encoding uncharacterized protein LOC141684519 isoform X2 → MGTVNSACIRCDNNRKVTSSIGEPLNKRGSPSRTVRNSSMSDNLWNGSTFDKKNSAAQSGGSYSIVSTSNQTREVGGSGNGNNPSEFVNHGLLLWNQSRQQWVGNKKSENRGTQIHEPRLSWSSTYESLLTSNKRFTKPIPLAEMVDFLVDIWEQDGMYD
- the LOC141684519 gene encoding uncharacterized protein LOC141684519 isoform X1, with product MGTVNSACIRCDNNRKVTSSIGEPLNKRGSPSRTVRNSSMSDNLWNGSTFDKKNSAAQSGGSYSIVSTSNQTREVGGSGNGNNPSEFVNHGLLLWNQSRQQWVGNKKSENRGTQIHEPRLSSRSTSWSPSSSNCLLFLILYISSCFSAFFGIIFTIFGWSSTYESLLTSNKRFTKPIPLAEMVDFLVDIWEQDGMYD